TATCGTTGGTGGGTAGGGCAAGATAACGCGAAACCACAACAGAAGAGGTGCAGACATGCGGCGTTTTCGGTTCCCTGTACTTCTCACCCTCGCGCTCGTCCTGCTCCTGTCGGCCTGTGGCGGGAAGCAGGGCCCGGAGTGGGGGAATCTGCGCCTGACGCTGGAGGGCATCCAGCAGAGTGACACCCAGTGGTCGGCGCGCATGGTGCTGACAAATCCCACGGATAAAGTGCAAGTGATTCAGTATACCGGGCCCTACCGCTACACGATGATCGTCACGCAGAATGGCAAGGAGATCCTCACCCGGCCCTTTGACAAGCGCACCAAGGAGACGCCCGAGATCCTGAACCTGACCAAGGGCGTGTCTACGGAGTACGCGGTGGCCTGGACCTACCTCGACCAGGACGGCAACCGGGTCCCGCCGGGCACCTACGAGGTCTCCGTCCGGCTGGAGGCCATCACCGTCGTGCAGAAGACCGGCCAGTCCGAGCCCACCGTGATCGAGCCGAAGACCGTGGGCCCGGTGCGGGTGAAAGTCCAGTAACACGGCCCTGCCCTTCGAATCAGCAGGAGAGGGGGGAGAGGTGCAGGACCTCTCCCCCTCGGTCTGCGTTCCCCGGGCGCCAGCCCGGCGGCCAGGCCGTCCGCCCCCCGGCGGCGGGTGCCGCCGATCCTGAGATGCATGCGACTGGAGGGAAACATGACCCATGGCCACGGCAGCTGAACAGTACCGGTTGTGGAGTCAGGACCCCTACTTCGACGCGGCGACGCGCGCCGAACTGGCGGCGATCGCCGGCGATCCCGCCGCCATCGAGGACCGCTTCTACCAGATGCTCGCCTTCGGCACCGGCGGGCTGCGGGGTGTCATCGGCGCCGGGACCAGCCGAATGAACCGCTACATGGTGCGCCTGGCCACGCAGGCGCTGGCCGACTGCATCCGCCCCCTGGGCGAGGCGGCGATGGCCCGGGGCGTGGTCATCGCGCACGACTCCCGCCGCTTTTCCGCCGAGTTCGCCCGCGAGGCGGCGCTGACGCTGGCGGCGAACGGCGTCGTGGCCTGGCTGTGGGACGGGCTCCGCCCCACGCCGATGCTCTCCTTCGCCGTCCGGGAGCTCGGCGCGGTCGCCGGGATCGTCATCACCGCCAGCCACAACCCGCCCGAGTACAACGGCTACAAGGTCTACTGGGAGGACGGCGGCCAGGTCCCGCCCGACCGCGCCGGTGCGATCCAGGCGGCGATGCGGGCCATCGCCGACATCCGGACCATCCGGCCCCTGCCGGAGGACGAGGCCCGGGCCCGAGGGCTGCTCAGGCCGGTCCCGGCGGCGGTGGACGAGGCCTACACGCAGCGGCTGCTCTCGCTGGCCACTGCCGCGCCCGGGCAGCGGGCCGCCCTGCGCATCCTCTACAGCCCGCTGCACGGTGCCGGGCACCGTCCGGTGGTGACGGCGCTGGAGCGGGCCGGCTTCCCCGTCACCGTGGTCGCGGAGCAGGCCCAGCCCGACCCGGACTTCCCGACGGTGGCGAAGCCGAACCCGGAGGAGCCCGAGGTG
The Symbiobacterium terraclitae genome window above contains:
- a CDS encoding BsuPI-related putative proteinase inhibitor, with the translated sequence MRRFRFPVLLTLALVLLLSACGGKQGPEWGNLRLTLEGIQQSDTQWSARMVLTNPTDKVQVIQYTGPYRYTMIVTQNGKEILTRPFDKRTKETPEILNLTKGVSTEYAVAWTYLDQDGNRVPPGTYEVSVRLEAITVVQKTGQSEPTVIEPKTVGPVRVKVQ